From Methylopila sp. M107, a single genomic window includes:
- a CDS encoding helix-turn-helix domain-containing protein, with translation MERGHIDVPSPIPHDPESSSCRMVNSVLARVGDKWTVLVVSRLADGAKRFSELKRSINGISQRMLTLTLRGLERDGLVTRTVTPTIPPRVDYELTDLGRSLQRHAVALAGWAYANQIAIEGARRRFDGTADR, from the coding sequence TTGGAACGCGGTCACATCGATGTGCCGAGCCCGATCCCCCACGACCCCGAGTCCAGCAGCTGCCGCATGGTCAATTCCGTGCTGGCCCGCGTCGGCGACAAGTGGACGGTGCTGGTGGTGTCGCGGCTCGCCGACGGCGCGAAGCGGTTTTCGGAGCTCAAGCGCTCCATCAACGGGATCTCGCAGCGCATGCTGACGCTGACGCTGCGCGGGCTCGAACGCGACGGCCTCGTCACCCGCACAGTCACGCCGACCATCCCGCCGCGCGTCGACTACGAGCTCACCGATCTCGGCCGCTCGCTGCAGCGCCACGCCGTGGCGCTCGCCGGCTGGGCCTACGCCAACCAGATCGCGATCGAGGGCGCGCGCCGGCGGTTCGATGGGACGGCGGACCGCTGA
- a CDS encoding RidA family protein — translation MAKRDVVFPAGRQALYDIDRYSPAARSGDLLFVSGQVGAREDGSPEPDFAKQVQLAFDNLKAVLAAAGATLDDVVDVTTFHTDPQTQWDAFNAVRLKEFGAPPYPPITAIGVNWLAGFDFEIKAIARLP, via the coding sequence ATGGCCAAGCGCGACGTCGTCTTTCCGGCCGGCCGACAGGCCCTCTACGACATCGACCGGTATTCGCCGGCCGCCCGTTCGGGCGACCTTCTGTTCGTCTCCGGCCAGGTCGGCGCCCGCGAGGACGGATCGCCGGAGCCGGATTTCGCCAAACAGGTCCAGCTCGCCTTCGACAATCTGAAGGCCGTGCTGGCGGCCGCCGGCGCGACGCTCGACGACGTCGTCGACGTCACGACCTTCCACACCGATCCGCAGACCCAGTGGGACGCGTTCAACGCGGTGCGCCTGAAGGAGTTCGGCGCGCCGCCCTATCCGCCCATCACGGCGATCGGCGTGAACTGGCTCGCCGGCTTCGACTTCGAGATCAAGGCGATCGCGCGCCTGCCGTGA
- a CDS encoding PQQ-dependent sugar dehydrogenase, with translation MSSAARDFRSPTRRTVGLGVAVALLAGGGATYAFAQAAKKASEVIGSEKQAFSVETVAEGLERPWGLAFLPDGRMLVTEKAGRLRIVLPDGKLSAPITGLPKVDARGQGGLLDVAVAPDFADTKYVYFTFAEAGEGGVNGTALARGKLAGNAPRLDDVSVIWRQTPKYQSNHHFGSRIVFAPDGMMFVTTGERSAPQFRVKAQDLSETLGKVVRLTRDGAAAAGNPFEAKDGARPEIWSYGHRNIQGAAINPADGKLWTVEHGPRGGDELNRPEAGKNYGWPVITYGKEYSGADIGPTEKEGMEQPIHYWVPSIGTSGLAFYTGDAYPGWKGNAFVGGLAIPTLARLELDGAKVSHEERLLETLGERIRDVRQGPDGMLYLLTDSEEGRVLRLKPEKAKS, from the coding sequence ATGTCCTCCGCTGCCCGAGATTTCCGTTCGCCGACCCGCCGCACCGTGGGGCTCGGCGTCGCCGTCGCGCTTCTGGCCGGGGGCGGCGCGACCTACGCCTTCGCCCAGGCGGCCAAGAAGGCCTCGGAGGTGATCGGTTCTGAAAAACAGGCGTTCTCGGTCGAGACGGTGGCCGAGGGGCTGGAGCGCCCGTGGGGCCTCGCCTTCCTGCCGGACGGCCGCATGCTGGTGACCGAAAAAGCCGGCCGGCTGCGCATCGTGCTGCCGGACGGCAAGCTCTCGGCGCCGATCACAGGCCTGCCGAAGGTCGACGCCCGCGGGCAGGGCGGATTGCTCGACGTCGCGGTCGCGCCGGATTTTGCGGACACGAAGTATGTCTACTTCACCTTCGCGGAGGCCGGCGAAGGCGGGGTCAACGGCACCGCGCTCGCGCGCGGAAAGCTCGCGGGCAACGCGCCAAGGCTCGACGACGTCTCGGTGATCTGGCGCCAGACCCCGAAATATCAGTCGAACCACCATTTCGGCTCGCGCATCGTGTTCGCGCCGGACGGCATGATGTTCGTCACGACCGGCGAGCGCTCGGCCCCGCAGTTCCGCGTCAAGGCGCAGGATCTGAGCGAGACGCTCGGCAAGGTGGTGCGCCTCACCCGCGACGGGGCGGCGGCGGCCGGCAACCCGTTCGAGGCCAAGGACGGCGCGCGGCCGGAGATCTGGTCCTACGGCCACCGCAACATTCAAGGAGCCGCGATCAACCCGGCGGACGGCAAGCTCTGGACCGTCGAGCACGGCCCCCGCGGCGGCGACGAGCTGAACCGGCCGGAAGCCGGCAAGAACTACGGCTGGCCGGTCATCACCTACGGCAAGGAATATTCCGGCGCCGATATCGGCCCGACCGAGAAAGAGGGCATGGAGCAGCCGATCCACTACTGGGTGCCGTCGATCGGGACGTCGGGCCTCGCCTTCTACACCGGCGACGCCTATCCGGGCTGGAAGGGCAACGCCTTCGTCGGCGGCCTCGCGATCCCGACGCTGGCGCGCCTCGAGCTCGACGGCGCGAAGGTCTCGCATGAGGAGCGCCTGCTGGAGACGCTGGGCGAGCGCATCCGCGACGTCCGGCAGGGCCCGGACGGCATGCTGTACCTGCTCACCGACAGCGAGGAGGGCAGGGTGCTCAGGCTGAAGCCGGAGAAGGCGAAGAGCTGA
- the flgK gene encoding flagellar hook-associated protein FlgK, with amino-acid sequence MGLSGALSAALSGLKTTQRGLDLVSTNVANAQTVGYTRKSLVAEQTVTGGVTSGVKVSDVRRELDLYLQRQLRTESAGSAYASQRATTLDRLQSIFGTPGGALSLDTAVNGFSSALDALATSPDDGSARASVLSNAQALAQALNAASRDVQDLRSDVDGQIGDGVEAANEALGQVETLTAQIRQSAARGQPTGDLEDLRDAAIDTVSALMDVRVEDLGGGSIRIKTGGGLTLFDETGASTLGFEAAGTVTASMSYEDGTLGGLTLTRPSGQSVDLFESGRLRSGAFKALAELRDTTLPQAQAQLDEVAANLAQALGTNVTDGTAITGGVSLSTEGALSGDRLSVAYTAGGAARSVTIVNIGDPSKLPLKDDLTADPNDVVIGVDFASPTAAADLDAALGAKGIAIDVAASADGFAFTAGAAGTVVTGGQSRITATSLSGDGLALPLFTDADGAYSSSIDGAGQRAGFAGRISVNPDLLADPAKLTAYATGTASGDPARPAFLRDALKADRSFALDSGLGASSRPFTGSIAEFAQGIISKQASASASASRVADGQAMVVSTLTDKYSDATGVDVDQEMSNLIQLQTAYGANARVVTAVKEMMDMLLRM; translated from the coding sequence GTGGGTCTTTCAGGCGCGTTGAGCGCGGCGCTGTCCGGCTTGAAGACGACCCAGCGCGGGCTCGACCTCGTCTCCACCAACGTCGCGAACGCGCAGACGGTCGGCTACACGCGAAAATCGCTCGTGGCGGAGCAGACCGTCACGGGCGGCGTCACGTCGGGCGTCAAGGTCAGCGACGTCCGCCGCGAGCTCGACCTCTATCTCCAGCGCCAGCTCAGAACCGAGAGCGCGGGCTCGGCCTACGCCAGCCAGCGAGCGACGACGCTCGACCGCCTTCAGTCGATCTTCGGCACGCCCGGCGGCGCGCTGTCGCTCGACACGGCGGTGAACGGCTTCTCCTCCGCGCTCGACGCGCTCGCGACCTCGCCGGACGACGGGAGCGCCCGCGCCTCGGTGCTTTCGAACGCGCAGGCGCTCGCGCAGGCCCTCAACGCCGCCTCGCGCGACGTGCAGGACCTCAGATCCGACGTCGACGGCCAGATCGGCGACGGGGTCGAGGCCGCGAACGAGGCGCTCGGCCAGGTCGAGACGCTGACCGCGCAGATCCGCCAGAGCGCCGCCCGCGGCCAGCCGACCGGCGACCTCGAGGACCTGCGCGACGCCGCGATCGACACGGTCTCGGCGCTGATGGACGTCCGGGTCGAGGATCTTGGCGGGGGCTCGATCCGCATCAAGACCGGCGGCGGGCTGACCCTGTTCGACGAGACGGGCGCCTCGACGCTCGGCTTCGAGGCGGCCGGAACCGTCACCGCGTCGATGTCCTACGAGGACGGAACGCTCGGCGGGCTGACGCTCACCCGTCCCTCCGGCCAGAGCGTCGACCTGTTCGAGTCGGGCCGGCTGCGCTCCGGCGCGTTCAAGGCGCTCGCAGAACTCCGCGACACGACGCTGCCGCAGGCGCAGGCCCAGCTCGACGAGGTCGCCGCGAACCTCGCCCAGGCGCTCGGCACGAACGTGACCGACGGAACCGCCATCACGGGCGGCGTCTCGCTCTCGACCGAAGGCGCGCTGTCGGGCGACCGGCTGTCGGTGGCCTACACGGCCGGCGGGGCCGCGCGCTCGGTGACCATCGTCAATATCGGCGATCCGTCCAAACTGCCGCTGAAGGACGACCTCACCGCCGACCCGAACGACGTCGTCATCGGCGTCGACTTCGCCTCCCCGACCGCGGCCGCCGATCTCGACGCCGCATTGGGCGCCAAGGGGATCGCGATCGACGTCGCGGCGAGCGCGGACGGCTTCGCGTTCACCGCCGGCGCGGCCGGAACCGTGGTCACGGGCGGGCAGTCCCGCATCACGGCGACGTCGCTCAGCGGCGACGGGCTCGCGCTGCCGCTCTTCACCGACGCGGACGGCGCCTATTCGAGCTCGATCGACGGCGCAGGCCAGCGGGCGGGCTTCGCGGGCCGCATCTCGGTCAATCCGGACCTGCTCGCCGACCCCGCGAAGCTCACCGCCTACGCGACCGGGACCGCCTCGGGCGACCCCGCCCGGCCGGCCTTCCTGCGCGACGCGCTGAAAGCCGACCGGTCGTTTGCGCTCGACAGCGGGCTCGGCGCGAGTTCGCGGCCGTTCACCGGCTCGATCGCCGAATTCGCGCAAGGGATCATCTCGAAGCAGGCGAGCGCCAGCGCGAGCGCCTCCCGCGTCGCGGACGGCCAGGCGATGGTCGTGTCGACCCTGACGGACAAATATTCGGACGCCACCGGCGTCGACGTCGACCAGGAGATGAGCAACCTCATCCAGCTCCAGACCGCCTATGGCGCGAACGCCCGCGTCGTGACGGCGGTCAAGGAGATGATGGACATGCTCCTGAGGATGTGA
- a CDS encoding TetR/AcrR family transcriptional regulator encodes MVEETRAKLIQAARAAFAAEGYASASMDELTARAGLTRGALYHNFGDKKGLLRAVIDQIDAEMVARARAVGDRAENLWIGLLDEGVAYIEMATEPEIQRIVLLDGPAVLGDPSRWPSQTACLRQTRDTIETLIADGTVAPVDAETAARLLNGAALNAALWIAAADDPHDVLQKSVEAFRRLASGLLKKD; translated from the coding sequence ATGGTCGAGGAGACGCGGGCGAAGCTGATCCAAGCCGCCCGCGCGGCCTTCGCGGCCGAGGGCTATGCGTCCGCTTCGATGGACGAACTGACCGCGCGGGCCGGGCTGACGCGCGGCGCGCTCTATCACAATTTCGGCGACAAGAAGGGCCTGCTGCGGGCCGTCATCGACCAGATCGACGCGGAGATGGTGGCGCGCGCCCGCGCCGTCGGCGACAGGGCGGAAAACCTCTGGATCGGCCTGCTGGACGAGGGCGTCGCCTATATCGAGATGGCGACCGAGCCCGAGATCCAGCGCATCGTGCTGCTCGACGGGCCGGCGGTGCTCGGCGACCCGTCGCGCTGGCCGAGCCAGACCGCCTGCCTGCGCCAGACCAGAGACACGATCGAGACGCTGATCGCGGACGGAACCGTCGCGCCGGTCGACGCGGAGACTGCGGCGCGGCTGCTGAACGGCGCGGCGCTCAACGCCGCGCTCTGGATCGCCGCGGCGGACGATCCGCATGACGTGCTGCAGAAGTCGGTCGAGGCGTTTCGGCGCCTCGCCTCGGGACTGCTGAAAAAGGACTGA
- the flgH gene encoding flagellar basal body L-ring protein FlgH encodes MSMRKSLHVGALFLAASCLAGCNAADRLSKIGETPKLSAIENPTAQPGYKRVSMPMPEVAPVSYQPNSLWRGGAKGFFKDPRAKQVGDLLTVKVQITDKAEIENTTTRTRTSSESAAVNNLLGFETKAAKVFPKGFDPTNLADTASSSAHQGTGSVDRKETVTTNVAAVVTQMLPNGSLVIEGKQEVRVNYEIRELIVAGVVRTEDIDADNTIPSEKIAQARIAYGGRGQISDVQQPRYGQQVMDVLLPF; translated from the coding sequence ATGTCCATGCGCAAATCCCTTCACGTCGGCGCGCTCTTTCTCGCCGCGTCCTGCCTCGCCGGCTGCAACGCCGCCGACCGGCTCTCCAAGATCGGCGAGACGCCAAAACTCTCGGCGATCGAGAACCCGACCGCCCAGCCCGGCTACAAGCGCGTCTCGATGCCGATGCCGGAGGTCGCGCCGGTGTCCTACCAGCCGAACTCGCTGTGGCGCGGCGGCGCCAAGGGGTTCTTCAAGGACCCGCGCGCCAAGCAGGTCGGCGACCTGCTCACCGTGAAGGTGCAGATCACCGACAAGGCCGAGATCGAGAACACCACGACCCGCACCCGCACCAGCTCCGAGAGCGCGGCGGTCAACAACCTGCTCGGCTTCGAGACCAAGGCCGCGAAAGTCTTCCCGAAGGGGTTCGACCCGACCAACCTCGCCGACACCGCCTCGAGCTCCGCCCATCAGGGCACGGGCTCGGTCGACCGCAAGGAGACGGTGACCACCAATGTCGCGGCGGTCGTGACCCAGATGCTGCCGAACGGCTCGCTGGTGATCGAGGGCAAGCAGGAGGTGCGGGTCAATTACGAGATCCGCGAGCTGATCGTGGCGGGCGTGGTGCGCACCGAGGACATCGACGCCGACAACACCATTCCGAGCGAGAAGATCGCGCAGGCCCGCATCGCCTATGGCGGCCGCGGCCAGATCTCGGACGTGCAGCAGCCGCGCTACGGCCAGCAGGTGATGGACGTGCTGCTGCCGTTCTAA
- a CDS encoding type II toxin-antitoxin system RelE/ParE family toxin, translating to MRPIYVDPVANRDAAEIFEWIAQDNVTTARSVIDRIEETIRGLAEFSTGRPGRLPGTFEMVVTGLPYIIVYAVRRYRGREAIVVLYIQHGARQFPRS from the coding sequence GTGAGGCCGATCTACGTCGATCCGGTCGCCAACCGCGACGCGGCCGAAATCTTTGAATGGATTGCCCAGGACAATGTCACCACCGCACGGAGCGTGATCGACCGCATCGAGGAAACGATCCGCGGCCTAGCGGAGTTTTCGACGGGGCGGCCGGGTCGGCTCCCCGGAACATTCGAAATGGTCGTGACCGGCCTGCCCTACATCATCGTCTATGCTGTCCGTCGCTATCGAGGGCGGGAAGCGATCGTCGTCCTCTACATCCAGCACGGCGCTCGCCAATTTCCGCGATCGTGA
- the flgF gene encoding flagellar basal-body rod protein FlgF, which produces MENASLVGLSRQVALRRELDVISNNVANMNTSGFKSEQLAFGEYIMPKARDDSFMRSDRPLSFVEDLSTWHDQSAGVVQSTGGANDLAIAGDGYFVVQTAAGERYTRNGAFQINAAGELVTTEGARVLSTGGPIQFAPTETGFTVASDGTITTSEGIRGRIRVARFSNLQDLKKDGGSLFSSAATPDETANVRTRVLQGAVEKSNVKPIAEMSRLIEVTRAYESVTSMLSKTDELRRSSIERLAEVPA; this is translated from the coding sequence GTGGAAAACGCCTCACTGGTCGGGTTGTCGCGGCAGGTCGCCCTGCGGCGCGAACTCGACGTCATTTCGAACAACGTCGCCAACATGAACACCTCCGGCTTCAAGTCGGAGCAGCTCGCTTTCGGCGAGTACATCATGCCGAAGGCGCGCGACGACAGCTTCATGCGGTCCGACCGGCCGCTCAGCTTCGTCGAAGACCTGTCGACCTGGCACGACCAGTCGGCCGGCGTCGTGCAGTCGACCGGCGGCGCGAACGACCTCGCGATCGCGGGCGACGGCTACTTCGTGGTCCAGACGGCCGCGGGCGAGCGCTACACCCGCAACGGCGCGTTCCAGATCAACGCCGCCGGCGAGCTCGTCACCACCGAGGGCGCGCGCGTGCTGTCGACCGGCGGCCCGATCCAGTTCGCGCCGACCGAGACCGGCTTCACGGTGGCGAGCGACGGCACCATCACGACGAGCGAGGGCATCCGCGGCCGCATCCGCGTCGCGCGCTTTTCGAACCTGCAGGACCTCAAGAAGGACGGCGGCAGCCTGTTCTCGAGCGCCGCGACCCCGGACGAGACCGCGAATGTCCGCACCCGCGTGCTGCAGGGCGCGGTGGAAAAATCCAACGTCAAGCCGATCGCCGAGATGAGCCGGCTGATCGAGGTGACGCGCGCCTATGAGAGCGTGACCTCCATGCTGTCGAAGACCGACGAGCTGCGCCGCTCCTCGATCGAACGCCTCGCCGAGGTGCCGGCATGA
- the flgA gene encoding flagellar basal body P-ring formation chaperone FlgA, which yields MAKVGNIRLWRAGMTVAGLALFAAPAHAGPTLKEEAIVSGDTVTVGDLFDNAEGLEGIALFRAPDPGQTGPLPAAAALAAARRAGVAGPEAGEVRQVFVTRLSREITNSDITGSITARAATEYGVDVDAVEVKLDGAAGPVHVPAAEKGSLEVTRFVTDRQTGRFEASLAVAGAPRRGAEPIRVTGAAVETVEVATLSRSLERGDVVSAADIRADRRPKSQASDAMAPDQVVGLAAKRSIREGQPLRTTDLGRPQQVERNAFVTLIYGASGVSLSLRAKALASGVQGDVIAVQNVQSKRVVNGVVTGPSEVTVTAPTTTVARR from the coding sequence GTGGCCAAAGTCGGAAACATCCGACTTTGGCGCGCGGGCATGACGGTCGCGGGTCTCGCGCTCTTCGCGGCGCCGGCCCATGCCGGCCCTACCCTCAAGGAAGAGGCCATCGTCTCGGGCGACACCGTCACGGTCGGCGACCTCTTCGACAACGCCGAGGGGCTCGAAGGCATCGCGCTGTTCCGGGCGCCCGATCCCGGCCAGACCGGCCCGCTGCCCGCCGCCGCGGCGCTCGCGGCCGCGCGCCGCGCCGGCGTCGCGGGGCCCGAGGCCGGAGAGGTGCGTCAGGTCTTCGTCACGCGGCTCAGCCGCGAGATCACGAATTCCGACATCACAGGCTCGATCACGGCCCGCGCCGCGACCGAATACGGCGTCGACGTCGACGCTGTCGAAGTCAAACTCGACGGCGCGGCCGGGCCGGTCCACGTGCCGGCCGCCGAAAAGGGCTCGCTCGAAGTCACCCGCTTCGTCACCGATCGCCAGACCGGCCGCTTCGAGGCCTCGCTCGCCGTCGCCGGCGCGCCGCGCCGGGGGGCCGAGCCCATCCGGGTGACGGGCGCCGCGGTCGAGACCGTCGAGGTCGCGACGCTTTCGCGTTCGCTCGAACGCGGCGACGTCGTCTCCGCCGCCGATATCCGCGCGGATCGCCGCCCGAAATCGCAGGCGAGCGACGCCATGGCGCCCGACCAGGTCGTCGGCCTCGCGGCCAAGCGCTCGATCCGCGAGGGCCAGCCGCTGCGCACGACCGATCTCGGCCGCCCGCAGCAGGTGGAGCGCAACGCCTTCGTCACGCTGATCTACGGCGCCTCGGGCGTCTCGCTGTCGCTGAGGGCCAAGGCGCTCGCCTCCGGCGTGCAGGGCGACGTCATCGCGGTCCAGAACGTCCAGTCGAAGCGCGTCGTGAACGGCGTGGTCACCGGCCCGTCCGAAGTGACGGTGACGGCTCCGACCACCACCGTCGCGCGCCGCTGA
- a CDS encoding type II toxin-antitoxin system RelE/ParE family toxin yields the protein MRQIRFDEGVAAELDEIFDWILNDNPAAARRVLLRIMSTIDGLKDFSTGRIGRIAGTREKVVVGYPYLIVYSLATTGNGEETIDIHSIRHTSRRPLG from the coding sequence ATGAGGCAGATCCGCTTCGACGAAGGCGTCGCGGCCGAGCTTGACGAGATTTTCGACTGGATCCTGAACGACAATCCGGCGGCGGCGCGGCGCGTCCTGCTCCGAATCATGTCGACAATCGACGGATTGAAAGACTTCTCGACCGGCAGGATCGGACGGATCGCCGGCACGCGGGAGAAAGTCGTCGTCGGATATCCCTACCTCATCGTCTATTCGCTCGCGACGACGGGAAATGGCGAGGAGACGATAGATATCCACTCAATCCGCCACACATCGCGCCGCCCGCTCGGCTGA
- a CDS encoding flagellar hook protein FlgE has protein sequence MGIFGALTTAVAGLQAQSYALENISGNIANSQTYGFKRTETSFKDLLIGGSFSPASQVSGSVQAYSRSTNDVQGAVQNASSGTSIAVSGSGFFAVAQSIGDSDGLPQFAGSEVYTRRGDFEFDRNGYLVNGGGYYLKGQPLDSKTGNPVGAASPIKIAKDLFPAAATTSIAYQLNLPSKPQTANYVAGDPSSWLLDSGVGATVTAADSDAFIDSTIEGDSLTVYDAKGEASDLQMRWGKVSNADADATPPTTDTWALFYKSDTNATGADVEWTRVDQTYAFDDAGKLTTPADGNVTIAGLTIDGTSFGDVKMAHGAGLTQYGAASGAASTTELSQDGAASGEMIGVEISDGGLVTATYSNGKTRNLYKIPLVDFPSPNQLSSLDGGAYAATSASGAAFASENGAIVGQAIEQSNVDIADEFTKMIVTQQAYSANTRVVSTSDTMMQETLNMIR, from the coding sequence ATGGGTATTTTCGGCGCCCTCACGACCGCGGTCGCGGGCCTTCAGGCTCAGTCCTACGCGCTCGAAAACATTTCGGGCAACATCGCGAACTCGCAGACCTACGGCTTCAAGCGCACCGAAACCTCGTTCAAGGACCTGCTGATCGGCGGCAGCTTCAGCCCCGCCTCGCAGGTCTCGGGCTCGGTCCAGGCCTATTCGCGCTCCACCAACGACGTCCAGGGCGCGGTGCAGAACGCGAGCTCCGGCACGTCGATCGCGGTCTCGGGCTCGGGCTTCTTCGCGGTCGCGCAGAGCATCGGGGATTCCGACGGCCTGCCGCAGTTCGCCGGCTCCGAGGTCTACACCCGCCGCGGCGACTTCGAGTTCGACCGCAACGGCTATCTGGTCAATGGCGGCGGCTATTATCTGAAGGGCCAGCCGCTCGACTCCAAGACCGGCAATCCGGTCGGCGCCGCGAGCCCGATCAAGATCGCCAAGGACCTGTTCCCGGCGGCCGCGACCACCAGCATCGCCTACCAGCTTAACCTGCCCTCGAAGCCGCAGACCGCGAACTACGTCGCCGGGGACCCCTCCTCCTGGCTCTTGGACAGCGGCGTCGGCGCGACCGTCACGGCGGCGGATTCGGACGCGTTCATCGACTCCACGATCGAGGGCGACTCGCTCACGGTCTACGACGCCAAGGGCGAGGCTTCCGACCTCCAGATGCGCTGGGGCAAGGTGAGCAACGCCGACGCGGACGCGACCCCGCCGACCACCGACACCTGGGCGCTGTTCTACAAGTCCGACACCAACGCGACCGGCGCGGACGTCGAATGGACGCGGGTCGACCAGACCTACGCGTTCGACGACGCCGGCAAGCTGACCACGCCCGCCGACGGCAATGTCACCATCGCGGGCCTTACGATCGACGGGACCTCGTTCGGCGACGTCAAGATGGCGCATGGCGCGGGGCTGACCCAGTATGGCGCCGCGAGCGGCGCGGCCAGCACCACCGAGCTCTCGCAGGACGGCGCGGCCTCGGGCGAGATGATCGGCGTCGAGATCAGCGACGGCGGCCTCGTCACCGCGACCTATTCGAACGGCAAGACGCGCAACCTCTACAAGATCCCGCTGGTCGACTTCCCCTCGCCCAACCAGCTGTCCTCGCTCGACGGCGGCGCCTATGCGGCGACCAGCGCCTCGGGCGCGGCCTTCGCGTCCGAGAACGGCGCAATCGTGGGCCAGGCGATCGAGCAGTCCAATGTCGACATCGCCGACGAGTTCACCAAGATGATCGTGACGCAGCAGGCCTATTCGGCCAACACGCGCGTCGTCTCGACCTCCGACACCATGATGCAGGAAACGCTGAACATGATCCGCTGA
- the flgG gene encoding flagellar basal-body rod protein FlgG — MRALYTASTGMAAQEMNVEVISNNIANMRTAGFKRQRAEFQDLLYQQLRRVGSSSSDAGTVLPTGVDIGSGVKLVATPRVMSQGTVYPTEKSYDVAIRGEGYFHIELPDGTDAYTRDGAFEVDPNGQLVTADGYTVSPGVTVPNNALSVTISPVGQVQATISGQATPQTLGQLQLARFVNKSGLEAKGDNLFLETEASGPPLEDVPGGEGFGTLLQGYLEQSNVNAVTEISDLIAAQRAYEMNSKVVSSADQMLQNTSQMLR, encoded by the coding sequence ATGCGCGCGCTTTACACCGCCTCCACCGGCATGGCCGCGCAGGAGATGAACGTCGAGGTCATCTCGAACAACATCGCCAACATGCGCACCGCCGGCTTCAAGCGCCAGCGGGCCGAGTTCCAGGACCTGCTCTACCAGCAGCTGCGCCGCGTCGGATCGTCGAGCTCGGACGCCGGCACCGTGCTGCCGACCGGCGTCGACATCGGCTCGGGCGTCAAGCTGGTCGCGACGCCGCGCGTCATGAGCCAGGGCACCGTCTACCCGACGGAAAAATCCTACGACGTCGCGATCCGCGGCGAGGGCTACTTCCACATCGAGCTGCCGGACGGCACCGACGCCTACACCCGCGACGGCGCCTTCGAGGTCGACCCGAACGGCCAGCTCGTCACGGCCGACGGCTACACGGTCTCGCCCGGCGTCACGGTGCCGAACAACGCGCTGTCGGTGACGATCTCGCCGGTCGGCCAGGTGCAGGCGACGATTTCGGGCCAGGCGACGCCGCAGACGCTCGGCCAGCTCCAGCTCGCCCGCTTCGTCAACAAGTCCGGCCTCGAAGCCAAGGGCGACAACCTCTTCCTCGAGACCGAGGCGAGCGGCCCGCCGCTCGAGGACGTCCCCGGCGGCGAAGGGTTCGGCACCTTGCTGCAGGGCTATCTCGAACAGTCGAACGTCAACGCCGTCACGGAAATCTCCGACCTGATCGCGGCCCAGCGCGCCTACGAGATGAACTCGAAGGTCGTCTCCTCCGCCGACCAGATGCTCCAGAACACCAGCCAGATGCTCCGGTGA
- a CDS encoding NAD(P)H-dependent oxidoreductase: protein MKLLHVDASITGENSVSRTVSAAIVARLRTADPVIEVVRRDLDAAPLAHLSGAHLAASPSVAAENAEAARALEEFLAADIVVVGAPMYNFAVPSQLKAWIDRILVAGKTFRYGEGGTPIGLAGGKRVIVAVSRGGFYGADTPMASFEHVESYLRAAFGFIGVTDLEFLIAEGVLAGPGLREKALEAALGQAAALKAA from the coding sequence ATGAAACTGCTCCATGTCGACGCCAGCATCACGGGCGAGAACTCCGTGAGCCGCACTGTCTCCGCCGCGATCGTGGCCCGGCTCCGCACGGCCGACCCTGTCATCGAGGTCGTCCGCCGGGACCTCGACGCCGCCCCGCTCGCGCATCTGTCGGGCGCGCATCTCGCGGCCTCGCCGTCGGTCGCGGCCGAAAATGCCGAAGCCGCGCGCGCGCTGGAAGAATTCCTCGCCGCCGACATCGTCGTGGTCGGCGCCCCGATGTACAATTTTGCGGTCCCGAGCCAGCTCAAGGCGTGGATCGACCGCATCCTCGTCGCCGGCAAGACGTTCCGCTACGGCGAGGGCGGCACGCCGATCGGCCTTGCGGGCGGCAAGCGCGTCATCGTCGCGGTCTCGCGCGGCGGGTTCTATGGCGCCGACACGCCGATGGCCTCGTTCGAGCACGTCGAATCCTACCTGAGGGCGGCGTTCGGCTTCATCGGCGTGACCGACCTTGAGTTCCTGATCGCCGAGGGCGTGCTGGCGGGACCGGGCCTCCGCGAAAAAGCGCTCGAGGCCGCGCTCGGCCAGGCGGCGGCGCTTAAGGCCGCCTGA